One genomic region from Quercus robur chromosome 4, dhQueRobu3.1, whole genome shotgun sequence encodes:
- the LOC126721488 gene encoding heavy metal-associated isoprenylated plant protein 39-like → MKKSVFKLELEDDKAKQKALKTVSTLSGIDSIAMDMKDKKLTVIGTVDPVNIVSKLRKYWASTSMISVGPAEEPKKKEEPKKEEPKAEEAKKEEPKKEEAKKEEEKKEEPKKEEEKKEEKKGEEKKEEKKEEEKKKEAPPPDPVLELVKAYKAYNPQLAAYNPHLAAHNPFQTSYYYVQPMEENPNACAIL, encoded by the exons ATGAAG AAGAGTGTTTTTAAGCTGGAATTAGAAGATGACAAAGCCAAGCAGAAGGCCTTGAAGACTGTCTCCACTCTTTCAG gGATTGATTCGATTGCAATGGACATGAAGGATAAGAAACTAACGGTCATAGGAACCGTGGATCCCGTAAATATAGTGAGCAAACTGCGCAAATATTGGGCATCAACAAGTATGATCTCAGTTGGGCCAGCAGAAGAAcctaagaagaaagaagagccGAAGAAGGAGGAACCCAAGGCCGAGGAAGCAAAGAAAGAGGAACCCAAGAAGGAGGAAgctaagaaagaagaagagaaaaaagaagaacccaagaaggaagaagagaagaaagaggaaaagaaaggagaagagaagaaagaggaaaagaaagaagaagagaaaaagaaagaagcaccTCCACCAGACCCTGTTTTAGAGCTTGTTAAGGCTTACAAAGCATATAATCCCCAACTCGCCGCATATAATCCCCACCTCGCCGCACATAATCCATTCCAAAC